From Plasmodium yoelii strain 17X genome assembly, chromosome: 11, a single genomic window includes:
- a CDS encoding membrane associated histidine-rich protein 1a, putative — translation MAHSAKEEGKTMHPQDEDPAELSKYIAKESSATFSYLKKAENCMKKFYESYLVPNEDDDSSRENSDEDSEEDKKKNESDDKKEKKKRKKKPQTLLSTIKHNVSKSMTIPNFIIFGFIFFFMVIAYSSMTKHRQIGYAAGFLGDASQRAARPAGCTCGGHKAAAAHK, via the exons atggCTCATTCTGCAAAAGAAGAAGGTAAAACGATGCACCCCCAAGATGAAGACCCAGCtgaattatcaaaatatatagcCAAGGAATCAAGTGCAACATTTTCATACCTTAAGAAAGCGGAGAATTGTATGAAGAAATTTTATGAAAGCTATTTAGTTCCAAATGAAGACGATGATAGTTCACGTGAAAATAGTGATGAGGATAGTgaagaagataaaaaaaaaaatgaaagtgatgacaagaaagaaaaaaaaaagcgaaaaaaaaaaccccAAACATTACTTTCAACAATAAAACATAACGTTTCGAAGAGCATGACAATTCctaatttcattatttttggttttatattcttttttatgGTGATTGCATATTCAAGCATGACAAAGCATAGACAAATA GGATATGCCGCAGGTTTTCTAGGTGATGCAAGTCAACGCGCTGCTAGACCCGCAGGATGTACTTGTGGAGGACATAAAGCTGCTGCTGCTCATAAATAA
- a CDS encoding membrane associated histidine-rich protein 1b, putative — protein MSKVQENCGIKSHGKKKVDEEVTLESYKEEPEKKSIYFDTTKNSTKEYNDDSTTNESEDDRESEYEDSDEHEEIKLKRKHEEYEDEDDEETDKKKKKKKKKKKKKKKIKTKIDDSSSEEGNNFYKSNNCSFDNFPYKNYVTSFIPSSFMQSPQKSTGGCSCSKKANAALASPKGEDQPPFECPLVTLRNKLLEELEKASQREKMKEAANGSTPIVEGSETTPIVTFPPEPEVVPSAVPAIAPAPVLPAITEVPYAAPTPSQPIAGEIGKTA, from the exons atgagtAAGGTTCAAGAAAACTGTGGTATAAAATCACATGGAAAAAAGAAAGTTGATGAAGAAGTAACATTGGAAAGCTATAAAGAAGAACCAGAAAAAaaatctatatattttgacACTACGAAAAATAGTACCAAGGAATATAATGATGATAGTACTACAAATGAAAGTGAAGATGATAGAGAAAGTGAATATGAAGATAGTGATGAACATGAAGAAATTAAATTAAAGAGAAAACATGAAGAATATGAAGACGAAGATGATGAGGAAactgacaaaaaaaaaaaaaaaaaaaaaaaaaaaaaaaaaaaaaaaaaaaaaatcaaaactAAAATCGATGATAGCAGTAGTGAAGAAGGAAATAACTTTTACAAGAGTAATAATTGCTCTTTCGATAATTTTCCTTAT aAAAATTACGTAACTTCATTTATCCCAAGCTCATTCATGCAATCCCCTCAAAAGAGCACAGGAGGATGTTCGTGTTCAAAAAAAGCCAATGCTGCTCTAGCTTCACCTAAAGGAGAAGATCAACCACCATTTGAATGTCCATTAGTAACTCTTAGAAACAAGTTATTGGAAGAATTAGAAAAGGCTTCTCaaagagaaaaaatgaaagaagCTGCAAATGGATCAACACCAATAGTAGAAGGATCCGAAACAACACCAATAGTTACTTTCCCACCAGAACCAGAAGTAGTGCCTTCAGCTGTACCTGCCATTGCACCAGCTCCAGTTTTACCAGCCATTACAGAAGTTCCTTATGCCGCACCAACTCCTTCTCAACCCATCGCTGGTGAAATAGGCAAAACAGCTTAA
- a CDS encoding tryptophan-rich antigen, with the protein METINTDEDINTLSVDTIDDEHDDSQILFSDEDKTSDLDIQNVPNVANSTNELLDSETVDETLSEALDEPLINSDGVITNEIPVGNAEILRQIIILYSKINMIRFNSMISKFSDSIKPIIHYPLAHNAITYSKVITDKLENSRIFLLKYKEELENLQVVQRLREYTMNMHIGDNPLQLLMITFAALIISFLLPRIFKRINNNIKLPIPCTNEEHKNKSEKDVDNIEESEECKEELWESWKSDLDYNFEEFNSKLEDDAKKMIEVKGKEWNQWKENYENKWMHYNENLERAYKKNILTESSDFDDEQWAEWVKNEVEKSMDLEFKNWLLKNKYNMDKWARREWDNWKKNIFDEWLSSDWKVREDKYWKKWKYINKRLIKLYKSKFKNMKKWENRLNKESLEWKEWVEVKNYFFTNKKSNEWEKFENDTIQNYEEWRNEFIDKLIKEKKWNLWKDEKENYKPPKRKLKEKEKTEKEKTEKEQKSDLNNSSSKNPNSPNTENNAFNFVYKFFKQWNTPFSNFKPEYGSRNNLNTANRYYMESNRNDNNLNTANRYYMESNRNDNNLNTANRYYMESNRNDNNLNTANRYYMESNRNDDNLNTANRYYMESNRNDDNLNTANRYYMEFNRNDNNLNTANRYYMESNINENNLNTTNRYSMEPNRNENNLNTHNNDYNLLNKACNFWKSINGSTASLNDNCNHRDFRNTNLNTSNRRNWKWNNRNGPPKSTYEFRKRPNTQNSDYNPMVGILKYMDTQNNHYNLSNVNWNH; encoded by the exons atggaaACAATAAATACAGATGAAGATATTAATACTTTAAGCGTGGATACTATAGATGATGAACATGATGATAgtcaaattttatttagtgaTGAAGATAAAACAAGCGATCTAGATATTCAAAATGTTCCTAATGTGGCGAATAGCACTAATGAATTACTTGATTCTGAAACAGTAGATGAAACATTATCTGAAGCACTTGATGAACCATTAATTAATTCTGATGGCGTAATTACCAATGAAATCCCAGTGGGGAATGCTGAAATTTTAAggcaaataattatattatattcgAAGATTAATATGATAAGATTTAATAGTATGATTTCTAAATTTTCAGATTCTATTAAACCTATAATACATTATCCATTAGCTCACAATGCCATAACCTATAGTAAAGTAATAACTGACAAATTAGAAAATAGCCGTATATTCCTTCTAAAATATAAGGAAGAATTAGAAAATCTCCAAGTCGTACAAAGGTTAAGAGAATATACCATGAATATGCATATTGGGGATAACCCTTTGCAATTACTAATGATAACATTTGCAGCTTTAATCATTAGTTTTTTATTGCCAagaatttttaaaagaattaataat aatataaaacttcCCATACCATGCACTAATGAagaacataaaaataaatcagaAAAAGATGTAGATAATATAGAAGAATCTGAAGAATGTAAAGAGGAATTATGGGAATCCTGGAAATCCGATTTAGATTACAATTTTGAAGAATTCAATTCTAAATTAGAAGATgatgcaaaaaaaatgattgaGGTTAAAGGTAAAGAATGGAATCAGTGGaaagaaaattatgaaaataaatggatgcattataatgaaaatttagaaagagcatataaaaaaaatattcttacAGAATCATCAGACTTTGATGATGAACAATGGGCAGAATGGGTAAAAAACGAAGTTGAAAAATCCATGGATTTAGAATTCAAAAACtggttattaaaaaataaatataatatggatAAATGGGCTAGGCGCGAATGGGataattggaaaaaaaatatattcgatGAATGGCTATCATCTGATTGGAAAGTTCGTGAGGATAAATATTGGAAgaaatggaaatatattaataaacggcttattaaattatataagtcgaaatttaaaaatatgaaaaaatgggaaaatagattaaataaagaatcaCTTGAATGGAAAGAATGGGTAGAAGTTAAAAATTACTTTTTTACGAATAAGAAAAGTAACGAGTGggaaaaatttgaaaatgatACAATCCAGAATTATGAAGAATGGCGTAATGAATTTATAGACAAactaataaaagaaaagaaatgGAATCTTTGGaaagatgaaaaagaaaattataagcccccaaaaagaaaattaaaagaaaaggaGAAAACAGAAAAGGAGAAAACAGAAAAGGAACAAAAAAGCGATTTGAATAATTCATCATCCAAAAACCCCAACTCACCAAATACAGAAAACAATGcttttaattttgtatataaattttttaaacaatGGAATACTCCATTTTCTAATTTTAAGCCAGAATATGGAAGTAGGAATAATTTGAATACTGCAAATCGATATTATATGGAATCTAATagaaatgataataatttgaatacTGCAAATCGATATTATATGGAATCTAATagaaatgataataatttgaatacTGCAAATCGATATTATATGGAATCTAATagaaatgataataatttgaatacTGCAAATCGATATTATATGGAATCTAATAgaaatgatgataatttgAATACTGCAAATCGATATTATATGGAATCTAATAgaaatgatgataatttgAATACTGCAAATCGATATTATATGGAATTTAATagaaatgataataatttgaatacTGCAAATCGATATTATATGGAATCTAATATAAATGAGAATAATTTGAATACTACAAATCGATATTCTATGGAACCTAATAGAAATGAGAATAATTTGAATACCcataataatgattataatttattaaataaagcTTGTAATTTTTGGAAAAGTATAAATGGATCCACAGCCTCACTAAATGATAATTGTAATCATCGAGATTTCCGAAATACTAATTTAAATACGTCAAATAGACGAAATTGGAAATGGAATAATCGAAATGGACCTCCTAAATCGACATATGAATTTAGGAAACGCCCGAATACTCAAAATAGTGATTACAACCCAATGGTTGGTATATTGAAATATATGGATACTCAAAATAACCATTATAACCTATCAAATGTAAATTGGAATCATTAG